CATTTTTTGgtacgcgcgcgcgcgcgtgtgtgtgtctgtgtgtgtttattagtattttaacttacatccaagctagttaacatacagtgtgataatgatttcaggagtagaattcagtgatttgtcacttaccgATAATGCTCAGTGCTCAGCCCAgcagtgccctccttagtgcccttcgcccgtttagcccatccccccacctaacACCCCgacagcaaccctcaatttgttctctgtatttaagagtctcttacgccttgtccccctcccctgtttttatattatttttgtttccctttatgttcatctcttttgtatcttaaattccacatatgagtgaagtcataggcatttgtgtttctctgacttgttttgcttggcataatacaCTCTTAATTCCATCCACGAtgttgcctttctttcttttctttttttctaagtttatctttttgaaagagaagctGAGATAGAGCAGGGaaagtggggagagacagagagggagagaggatcccaagcaggctccatgctgttagcacagagcctgacatggggcgggaccccacgaaccatgagatcatgacccgagctgaaatcgagagctgggtgcttgggcgcctgggtggctcagtcggttgaacgtctgacacttgatttcgttttgggtcatgatctcacaatttgtgagttcaagcctcgcattggccTGTAcattgacaatgtggagcctgcttgggattctgtccctctctctctgcccccatctgcTTGTGTTcatgcatgttttctctctctttctgtctcaaaaataaataagccttaaaaaagatgcttaaccgactgaaccacccaggcgcccagtccCTGTTCTTTCTAAATCAGCCTATGGCAAAGAAGGTGGAGATGAGAGGCAGCGGTGGTGCGGGGTCCCCAGGACTCTGAAGGAAACCAGGAATCAGTACGAGAGGCTGAAGGATGGGCCCAACCTTGGTCTCCCTCCAGATTAAGGAAAAGAGGCCCACCTGCAGCAGGAGGAACTCAGGTGGGATGCTGGGAGAACTTCCTGCTGGTGGGTTGGTAGGACACCGCATGGCCGGAGAGCCTGGCAGAGAAAGCAAGCTGCACGCTCTTTTCTCTTCGGCTTGACCTTCTTCCCCACATCCTGAGGCAGAATCATCTAGGGTAGCACCTTGGCCCAATGGGAGTAAAACGTGAGccacaaatgtaatttaaaatgtccTAGGAGCTGCGTCACATTTTTTAGGCAAGTGAGATTAActttgataatatattttgtttttctttttaattttttaaatgtttttaaaatgtttatttttgagagagaataggggaggggctgagagagagacacagaatctgaagcaggctccaggctctgagctgtcagcacagagcctgacgcagggcctgaacttatgaaccatgtgatcatgatctgagccgaagttggacgcttaaccaactgagccacccagtctccccaataatatattttgtttaacccAGTACATGCAAAATATTGATGCAACACATAGTCAACAGAAATTAATGAGGGTTTTTCtagttgtagtttttttttttaacacaaaatctTTGAAATGCCAATTATATTTTACACTTACAGCATATTTTAAGTCAGACACAAAATTTTcttcagaactctgtgctctgtACTTACAGTTTGGGAGATGTGCAGGTGGAAAGGGAGGTTCACAGCTTGGTCTGCCTGACTCCAGCCCCTGTTCCTTTGGAACCCAGAAACACACCTGGAAAGTTTTCCAGTGACTGAACTGTGTGCCCATTCttaaatttacattaattaaggggcgcctggggggctcagtcggttaagtgtctgactttggctcaggtcatgatctcaatgtctgtgggttcgaggcccatgtcaggctctgtgccgacagctcagagcctggagcctgacttcacattgtgtgtctccctctctcttcgcccctcccccactctctcccaaaaatacatgaaaacattaggaaaacattttttaattaaaatgaaaacttgcaTTCCTTGGTGGCACCGGCCACGTTGCAAGTGCTCCGTCCCTCTGTGTGGCTCAGAGCTGTCCCACTGGGCTACATGCGTCTCCCCCTGCAGGccgttcccccccacccccctcctccaaaTTCCGGAGGCTTGGCCACGGGCTCCTGCTGATTGGGATGATTGAAAAATGCTGCCGTCCCAGGAACCTTTTCTCAGGCCCTGGCTGCTGGCTTCCTGAGGCCCCAGCAGCCCGaggctgggggctctgggggaGCTTGTGTGCCCTGCCCCCCTTTTCCTGGGAAATGTTTACATTCCAGACACGCTGCTATCTCCCCAAGGCTTTTCCAGGCGCTGCATTTTTTACATAGCTGAGCTGGGACCTGGGCTGGCTGGGGGGTGCTCGGCAGGGTCACTTCTCTCCAGGCTGTCCCTTGCAGGTATAGCCACTCATAGGGCAGACTGGTTCTGGCAGAGAGCCAGACCTGGGGGACCCTTCCACCCATGTGTCCCCAGAATAGAGACTGTGGAGCTTTTGCTCCTGGCCAACCCCAGCTCAGGGCCTCCTTCCGGGACCCACCGGGCTGGACTGAACGAGCCAGCGGGCAGCACAAGTTTATTAAACTGTCGTGCCCGCCGTCGCCAGgacttctctctgttcctttgagGGCTGATGGGACAGCCAAGAACAGGACCCGGGGCCTGAGGAGAGCCGCCGGACTGGTACAGCCCTTCCTTCTCTGCAGGGCAGAGTCTCCACtgctttaaaataacaacaacaacaacaaacaaaactaaagcaGCTGACTGGCATCCTTTGCCCTGCTCTGATCTAGCTCTACGGGTTTGGCATCCCCCGGGGTGGGAagtggaggggcggggagggccgaTTGAGAAACCACCAAAAACCTTCCTGAAGATGGTGTATCAACCCAGACCTGGAGCACTTACATCCACGCCTTTTAAACCCGGAGTCACAGGCCTGGGACCTCTGCCTGTGGAAATCCTCCTGGTCGTAAGCAAGGGTAGGATCCATGGAAGGTCAGTGACACCAATTGGTGGCACAGAAAGACAGGGTTCGACAGCAGAAGCCTTGTGAGTGAGGGCACTTTTTCGTAGGAAATAGTCCTGAGCTGTTTAGAAGTCACTTTAGTGCTTTTGACAGTTTGGCCCAGCAACGTACGGGTGAGCAAGTCAGCGACAAAGCTAGGCATGTACATACGTGTCCTTGTGGCACGACCCCAGCAAGGTCTTTGTGTTAAGCAGAGACACACACGTGTGCAGTCACAGCACGAGAAAGGCTCACAGACACACGACACGTTAGCACGTGCCACTTCTGGATGCAGGAGTACGGGTGACTTTCGTTTGCCCTTTCAAACTCGTTCACATGTCCCAGGCGTGAGGTAATGTGTGTTTCTTCTGTaataagaaatgagcaaaagcaTGCGTCTGCAACAGAACTCCAGAGGCCTCTTTTATGGAAAGATAGTGGGGGAGACCTCACAACAGGGACTCACGAGAGAGCAGGTGTTGGGCCCTGGCGGAGCCttggacagcccagagcccggacTGATGGCTGGGGGTTCTGTCTAGCCCCGGGCACTGGCCCGGAGCTGTGGTACAACCAGGCTTCCTGAGCCATCGGGGCCTCCACTGTGTTAGCCCCTTCAAAGCTTCCCTTGCCCCTGTCCTCCCACAGGAAGGCTGGGTCAGTCACCCACACTCTGGGTGTGGAGGAACCAAATCAGACTTCCTGGAGAGCGTCAAGTGGCCAGTGTGATGTCAGGGGAGAATGCGCTCCCAGGGATGGCCCCCATGCCTAATACTAGGTCACAGATGGGTCTGGGACTGACTCCGCACTCGGATATCTGGGGAGGAACCTGAATGTGACTCCATGCTGCAGCTCCTCTGTCCGGCCCTGGTCCCCCAGCCATGGCAGGGCAGAGGGAACATGtctgcaggctccacacccacgTGGTTCTCATTGCAGACGGTGGAGCACGGCTTCCCGCACCAGCCCAGCGCCCTCGGCTACAGCCTGTCCCTGCGCATCCTGGCCATTGGCACCCGCTCCGGAGCCGTCAAGCTGTATCCTTTGTTCCGCCAGCTCCCACCCGGGCAGGGGCCCTGGCATCGGTGGGATTCACACAAAAGCCAGTTGTAGATGGTCCCCCCTGGTCCTGGGGTGTTCCCGCGAGTCCTCTCTGGAGTCAGCCCTGAATGCAGTAGGTGGAGGCAggcttttctgttttggtttcctttctcCCACTTAGTAGACTGGCCCCAGGGTGCTGTCCAAACCAGGGTGTCCTTAGAGGAGCAGCACTAAGCCTTCCAGATTCTCCCCGACCCTGTACACCCGACGTTTACACACAGAGAGTAGAACGGTCTCCTGTTTGGCAGGACATGGTCTGAAAGCGCCATCTTACCTCCACAGCATTGGCCCTGGGCTACGGGGGCTTCTGGGCTATGTCAGAAGCAAGCTCTCTGGTTCCAGGAAGATGGAGGATCACTGCGTGGGTCCTCTGGTCTGGACTACAAGTCTGGGAGCCGCCCCCTGCCCCAAATCCCACCTGAGACCCTAGAGTGAGCCACGTGGGACGTGGGAGTACTGGGAGGTGGAGGGCCACCCGTCGGGAGCTGAGGCTGAGGCTCCCTCCCACCTGAGACCCTAGAGTGAGCCACGTGGGACCTGGGAGTACTGGGAGGTGGAGGACCACCCGTTGGGAGCTGAGGCTgaggctccctccccttcctcctctgcagcaggaaggggaggggaggatgccTCAGGCGGGCTGGCCTAGGTTGGAGGTGGCGGTTAGCACTCCCTCAGCTGGTTAATCATTGCCGGGCCTTCTCAGTATCCTGGTTACCAATCCCCAGCGCCACAGCTGCAGGGGGTGGGCCCGTGGGGGTGTCCTGCCTTTTCTCAGGGGCCACCTTGTCGTAGCTGATGGGTCTGTTGCAGctcaggtggggggggggggcagtgtagGAAGCAGCCCAACAGTTACCAGGATAAGTCCTCACCCTCCTGAGCTGTAGCCCCCGCCTGCCTGGCTGGAAGAGCGCTCCCTGGTTGCAGCTGGGAGGAACCAGGAGTGGGTGCTCTCGCCAACCGGGGAGGGCCAGCAGGTTGGAGTTCCACCTCCAGTGGCGTCACCACTGGCCCAGGGCCCTCAGGCCGGGGCCACTGCCATCTCCTCCCAACCCAAGCCCCGGTCACTGCCGTTTGGGAGCAGGGCGAGCCCTTCTGTGCTGCTGAGGCATTTACATTCCTTGCCACGTGTGCCCAGAAGTCCTGGCCCCTGGGCAGGAGGGGGTGGTGTCCTGCCTTCTGGAACTTTTCCTGAGCCTATTCCTCGTAGCTATGGTGCCCCGGGGGTGGAGTTCATGGGTTTGCACCGGGAGAACAACGCTGTGGTGCAGATCCACTTCCTCCCTGGCCAGGTGAGGGGGCCTCCTCACCCTCTGACCCTCACATCACAccgaaggggtggggagaggcaggcatTTGCCAGCCCTGGGTTCAGTTCTGATGGGAAGGACTGGGACTACCTCCCTTTCCACCAGCTGCCGGTTCACAGACCACCCTAAGGGTAGCCAGGGGTCTTTTGGTTCCAGGGCTCTCTGAATCAACTGGTACGGGGCGGGCCACCCCAGTGTGAAAGGCCCCAGTAAATGCCAGCCCTCCCTGGTCAGCGAGACCACACACTCCCagcccctgtccccttccctccctagTGCCAGCTGGTCACCCTGCTGGATGACAACAGCCTGCACCTGTGGAGCCTGAAGGTCAGAGGCGGGGTGTCAGAGCTGCAGGAAGACGAGAGCTTCACGCTGCGGGGCCCCCCAGGGTAAGGACGTGGTGCCCATCCTCTCCTGGCCAACCTGACCCAAACACCCAACTCCAGGGTGGAATCACCCTTTGGAGGTCCCTCGGAGCCCTCGGTGGTCCTGGCCCTTGTTCAAGCCCACACATGTCCCACTGCAGGTGTTCCGGAGGGGCGGGGTCCTCCAGccccacactgtctgcacaggaGGCTCTGGGGAGTTCTGGGTGCCTCCTGGCCCAAGCTCTCCACCATGTCTTCTGTCTTGGCGGAAGATACTCAGAATGCTTGCCCTAGCCCAAGACCCCATCGGACCCCATTAAAGGACCTCAGGGGCCTACTTTCCCTAGCCGCAGCCTTTCCCAGGACTTCTGAGGGGCAGTGGGAGTCGGGGATCCTAACCCCGGGGTCTCCCCCACCCGACTAGTGGCCAGCTCACAGGCGGCCATTCTCATCCGCAGGGCTGCCCCCAGTGCCACACAGATCACGGTGGTCCTTCCTCATTCCTCCCGTGAGCTCCTCTACCTGGGCACCGAGAGTGGCACCGTGTTCGCGGTGCAGCTGCCAGCCTTCCGCACGCTGGAGGACCGGACCATCGGCGCGGATGTCGTGCTGCAGGGGTGAGCGCAGAGACCCTGCTGCCATCAGGAAGTGGGTCCCTCCAGCTGGGCCTGGCCCTCTCCCTCGAGCCCCAGCAGTATCTCAGGAGCACATCATTTCTCTCCTGGGAAGTCTCGACCCCCCACCTGTCCCCGAAATTCAGACTCTCACCCCGTAATGTGTTAGCACCAGAGCACTCTGAGGGGTCTTGGGGGTAACTTGTCATttcatttaaagatgaggaaaatgacaCTCAAAATGAGTTTGTAATGTCCCCAATTCTGTCTGGCAGTCTTCCCCCTGATACCGAGAATTTCAAAACCCCAGGGGCCCCGCAGGGGGTAGAGGGAGCCCATTCCTCACGTTGCCACATCAGGTGTGACACCTCCTAGTGACATTTAtgctttggagtctgtgctgaGTTTTCGTTTGCATGCAGGCCCCACGGCCAAAAATCCTGGGTAGCCACGAGCCTGTAGGTTTCCACAGATCATTCTGGAGGCTTTGCTCCATGATGGTGGTGTCGGCACCAGAGGGGGTCAGATCAGGTCTGGGTATGGAGAGAGGGTGTCAGGgtccagaggaggagaggaaggactgGCAGGGATGGAATGTTTGGCCATTTCACGGGACAGAGAGAAGCCCAGGGTCCTCGGAATGGGAGCTGCTTCAGCCTCCAGCGGACAGGACCCCGTTCCTGAAAGGACTGGCCTTCCAAGCACTCATGTCCTTCAGGGCCCACTGTCCAGGGCACGGTTTGGGAGGATTCCTGCTTGGGGATGTGTCCACCTGAGCCCAAATGTCTGTCTTTGCCACTTGGCAGGGCAGAGTCAGGTCAGCGTGACCAGGGTCAGAGCAAGACTGAGCCCAAATGTCTGTCCTTGCCACTTGGCAGGGCAGAGTCAGGTCAGCACGACCACGGTCAGAGCATGGCGGCTTCTCAGCCTCGTGCCCCCCCTCCATCTGTGGCCAAGGCAGCAGGAGGGCCTGTTCCTCACATGTGGCTGTGCGGGCGCCCACCTGACTCTGTGCAGGTGGGAGTCTAGTTGTGGGAGGGTGGCCTACCTCAACCTGAATGCCCTGGGAAGCCCCCCCTCCTGCCAGTCTAAGTCCTGTTCTAAAAAAAGAGATTGGGAGATTGGCTGGTACGGTGCACAGAAATGCCCTCAGGTCCAGGCTGTTTGCGTTTCGTACTCTCCTTCGTTGGTGTGGGTTCTTGGTCCTGTGCCTGCCACCTCGTGGGCTTCTGTTGGCTGCAGCGCCTCCAGACTTCGCATCAGCATTCCAGACCCAGagcaggagggggacaaaactcAAGGCCAGGCCAACTAATGTGGAGCATGTGATTTTGTGggctttaaaaactgttttattctGAAAAACCACCTCTGTACAGAAATGCACTAAATATAAATGTGCGGTTTAATGGATTCTCGTAAAGTGAGCAGCCCTGCAGCCACCCCTTAGGCAAAGAAATAGAACTTTgccagcctcccaggagcccctgctgcccctcccagTCAAGGCAACCCCCGCCTCAACTCTTTCTGGAAGCCACTTCTTGCCTTTCCTCATAACAGCACCACCTGCGTTTGCAGGTGGATGTACAGGATTCTGTATGTCATTGTCCTGCTGTGGCACGGCTTCTCTCCCCCTGCTACCTCCCCACGCTGGCACACGCACACCACGTGCAACTGTGCCGCAGGCTCCGTCCTGCCCTGTGGatggtggcgggggtggggggactcacagtgctctcccctcccccacctccgccAGGTTGCCCGAGGACGCCCGCCACCGGCGGGTGTTTGAGATGGTGGAAGCTTTGCAGGAACACCCTCGAGACCCCAGCCAGGTCCTCATCGGCTACAGCCGCGGCCTCATCGTTGTCTGGGACCTGCGGGGCAGCCGCGTGCTTTGCCATTTCCTCAGCAGCCAGGTAGGCGGCGGGTGGCGCGTGGCGCTCTCAGGTCCCCGAATCCCCTGAGGCCCTTGTGCTGAGACCTGGGGGATCAGGACCACCACCCTGACCCCAGCCCGCgggctctccctctcttcctccgaAGCAACTGGAGAATGTCTGCTGGCAGCGGGATGGCCGCCTGATCGTCAGCTGCCATTCCGACGGCAGCTACTGCCAGTGGCCTGTGTCCGGTGACGCCCAGCACCCGGAGCCCCTGCGCAACTGTGTGCCTTACGGTCAGTGCTGCCTCCGCCTGACgggggcctggccctgccctgtcGCCTGCAGAGCAGCGTCCTCCGTTCCCAGTCCGTCTTCCCGAAGTTCGGTGTAGGTGCCCAACTCCCAGAAGCAAACTTGGGGCCCAGAGAAGCGAAGGCGTTGTCCCACATCGTGCAGCAGCTTCTCTGTTGCCCGCCATGGCTTTCTGGAGGGACGTCAGAGCGAGACTCTTATGCAGTCTGCCGCACAGCGATGGGCGGGAAGGGTCTGGGCGCTGTGGACACAGGTGGAAGGCCGTTCAAGCCGGTTCCTTTTCTTGTAGGTCCTTTCCCTTGCAAAGCGATTACCAAAATCTTCTGGCTGATCACCAAGCAGGGGTAGGTAATCAGTGCTCTCTGCTCCCTTTCTGCAGCCTTCTGGGGGCTGCTCTGGCCTCTGCTTGTGGGAGGCAGTGTCCAGGGAGAGGTTTAGGGGTCCCGCATCGGTGTCTCAGATGCCAGCTCAGGACCGTTCATTCATACCTCTCATGGCTAATCCCtgagcaaacatttctttcttcttcttcttctttttttttttaatgttttatttatttttgagagaaactgtgtgaacaggggagggtcagagagaaagggagacacagaatctgaagacagggtccaggctctgagctgtcagcccagagcccaacatggggctcaaacccacgaaccgtgagatcatgacctgagctgaagttggacacttaaccgactgagccccccaggcgccccctgagcaAACATTTCTGACCTTTCTCTCCACTCTCCCAGAGAGAGGATTCAGATCGGCCGTTTTCAAACTCTGTTTGATCAGGAGACCTGCTTCTTCAGAGACAATCCAGGGAAACCCACCCGGTGCATAAGCAAGAgtggggggcggagagagacCCTGGCTGAAGCAGGCGTGGCTGCAGAGACTCAGGAACCACAGCCTGGGTGTCCCCACCTCACTCCAAGTTATTATAGTCAGGTTATTGTAGTCATGAAGAGAGGGCGGTCCACCCACCCCTTCTGGGGACTTTGAGCACTCACCTTGAGATGGGGCTCCCCCCCCCAGGTCCTGCCACTCCTGTCACTGTGAAGTCTGAGCTGCCACCTCAGCCTGTGGCTCTCTGAGGGGCTGTtgggagccccagcccacccCACGGCTCTTCTGTGCCCGCCAGGTTGCCTTTCACCATCTTCCAGGGGGGCATGCCGCGGGCCAGCTACGGGGACCGCCACTGCATCTCGGTGGTCCACAATGGCCAGCAGACAGCCTTCGACTTCACCTCCCGAGTCATTGACTTCACTGTCCTTGCCGAGGCGGACCCTGCGGCAGGTAGGTGGGCTGGGGAGCAGGTGAGGGGATGCAGCCTGCCCATTCCCAAACCCATCAGCCCCTCAGCCCCACAGCACCCCTCTCCATGCCTTTCCCTTCCCAGCCTGTGGCTTCACCTCCCACCCACTCCAAACTCTCTTCGCCCTCGCTCGACTCTGACAGGACTGAGCCCAAGGCAGGCAGATCTGGGCTGTGGGGCTTGACAGCTACCTGGCTGAGGCTAAGAGGCCTCCTAtcgtggggcagggcagggggtgccGTGTGGGGCCGGCTCTGAGCCGGCCTCCTGGAGTGGGGCCAAGACAACAAAACCCTTAGTTAGCCTGGTAAGTTGGTGACAGGCAAGACCAGAAAGGGCTATGTCGAAACCTGGAGAGGAGGCCTGGTGGGAGATTCCCAGGAGGGCGGGCCTCTCCTCCAAGTGGGTCTGGCCTCACAAGGTCAAGGCCGCCAGGTGAAGGGCTCGGGCCTGCTCCGGACACCCTGGGCtgtctacccccaccccaccccaccccacccccagcctcaccaCCTCAAGGCAGCttggagagagaatccaaacctgcttttcctcctttctcagcCTCTTCCCTCCTCACGCCTGTCGCAGGATGCTGGGAGTGGGGTcgatttttcaagattttctacAGAGATGATCACGTCCTCTGTGAAAGACAGcgttacttcttcctttctgacctgtgtacctttttatttccttctcttgtctCCCTGCAGTAGCTAGGACTCACAGTGAAGCAGAGAGGGGGCATCGGCCACAGTCCTGGTCTTAGCAGGAGAGCTTCGTGTCTCCAACTATTGAGTTACATGAGCTGCTTTGTTTTTGTAGACCGTCTTTACCAAGTAGAGGAGTTCCCCTCTCTTCCCACTTGACTGAGAGTTTTGTCATAAATGGGTGTCAGGTTTTGTCCGATATTTTTCTTGCTTGGATCTTTAGCCTATTGACGTGATGGGTTCCGGTAACTGTCTTCACGTGTTGACAGTCTCACAGACCTGggataaaccccacttggtcGTGGTGTGTAATTTTCTCTGTATGTTTGTGGATTTGGAGCTTGTTCTTATTTGTtgaattttgggagagagagcatgagtggggaaaggggggcaggggagaaggcagaggattggctccgtgctgacagcagaggaaccttgagatcaggacctgagccagagttggatgatcagccgactgagccaccaggtgccgtTGGAGCTTCTATCTACctatcttatctatctatctatttaaaaattcttttgagagagaaagagggggcacAAGTCAgtaaaggacagagagagggagagagagactcccaggaggagcagtggggaggacagagaactGGGGCTCACCCGAAGGTGgagcttgttttttatttttttttttaattaattaatttatttatttttgagagacagagagagacagtgtgagcaggggagggtcagagagagagggagacagaatccgaagcaggctccaggctctgagctgtcagcacagagctcgacacggggctcgagcccacgaaccatgagatcgtgacctgagccgaagctggacacttaactgattgagccacccaggcgcccctggggcttatttttaaaatgcagattctccaggggcgcctgggtggctcagtcagttaagcatccggcttgggctcaggtcacgatctcatagtttgtgggcttgagccccgcgtcgggctctgtgctgacagctagctcggagcctggagcctgtcttcagatcctgtgtctccctctttctctgactctgccctgatcacactgtctcaaaaataaattaaaaaaataaaatgcagattctccaggggcatctggagcctggagcctgcttcagattccgtgtctccctctctctctgcccctcctccgcttgcactctctctctctaaaagaaataaatataaaaaaattaaaatgcagattctctgaCTCCAGCCCCGGAGCTTCAGCtcctgcagggctgggctgggggcaaaCTGCTTCCTACAGTTACTGCAGCCCCTGACCCTTGGCCTGTCCCCCAGCCTTTGATGACCCCTACGCCCTTGTGGTGCTGGCCGAGGAGGAGCTAGTGGTGATTGACCTGAAGGCGGCTGGCTGGCCGCCGGTCCAGCCTCCCTACCTGGCCTCGCTTCACTGCTCCGCCATCACCTGCTCCCACCACGTCTCCAACATCCCCCTGAAGCTGTGGGAGCGCATCGCTGCCGCCGGCAGCCAGCAGCACACGCACTTCTCCACCATGGTACGTCTGgcaccagcccctgccccacgtCGGGCCAGGCTCTCCCATGGACTTCTTGGTCTCATTCTGTAGGAGTGGCCCATTGACGGTGGTACTAGCctggccccggcccctccccagaGGGACCTGCTGCTCACAGGGTAGGTGACTTTCATGGCACTCTCCTCCTGCCCAGTAGAATACGCGGGGTGGGAACAGAGCccagggcggggggaggagggggtgcatGTCAGTCCTGGGCCTCCCGGGCACCTGGCCCCGCATCCCTCACAACTGGCAGGCGGACGCTGCCCACAGGCACGAGGACGGCACGGTGCGCTTCTGGGACGCCTCCGGTGTCTGCTTGCGGCTGCTCTACAAACTCAGCACGGTGCAGGTGTTCCTCACCGACACCGAGCCCAGCGAGAGCCTCACCGCCCAGGGCGACGATGACTGGCCGCCTCTCCGCAAGGTGGGGCCGGACGCCGGGAAATGCGAGGGGCGAGGGCGACAGGCGTGGGCCCCGCGCTTAGGGCCACACTCACGGACCTCCTCTCTGTTGTCAGGTGGGCTCTTTTGACCCCTACAGTGACGATCCGAGGCTGGGAATCCAGAAGATTTTCCTCTGCAAATACAGTGGCTACCTGGCTGTGGCGGGCACCGCAGGGCAGGTAGCAGGCTGGGCCggggcgggggagtgggggcagCTAGGAGGAGCGGGCAGCTGACTTTGGGCAGTGTCCAAGGATTAGGGGACAGCAAGGACAGGCACCAGCCTCCTGAGCGCCCGTGAAAGTGTCACCAGGACCATCACCCGCTCTTGTGGCTGCTTTTCCCAGTGGATAGGAGTTGCCTGGTCCCGTTAGAGAACAGGCCTTCGGGATGATTATTTCTCCTCCAGAAACCAAGATTAAGGGCCACGGATCAGGCAGAGGCCTTCCAGCGTTCTTTGGGCCCTGGGCTTTGGCGTGGGTCCCAGGTCCCTCGCTGTCCCTGGGGTCTCATGGCTCcttgttgggggcagggggggggggctcctgagCTCACCTGCTGCCTCCCCCCAGGTGCTGGTGCTGGAGCTGAACGACGAGGAGGCGGAGCATGCCGTGGAGCAGGTGGAGGCCGACCTGCTGCAGGACCAGGAGGGCTACCGCTGGAAGGGCCACGAGCGCCTGTGTGCCCGCCCAGGGCCCGTGCGTTTCGAGCCCGGCTTCCAGCCCTTCGTGTTGGTGCAGTGCCAGCCCCCGGCTGTGGTCACCTCCTTGGCCTTGCACTCCGAGTGGCGGCTCGTGGCCTTTGGCACAAGCCACGGTTTCGGCCTCTTTGACCACCAGCAGCGGCGACAGGTCTTTGTCAAGTGAGCAGCCCTCCTGGGGTG
The genomic region above belongs to Suricata suricatta isolate VVHF042 chromosome 17, meerkat_22Aug2017_6uvM2_HiC, whole genome shotgun sequence and contains:
- the LLGL2 gene encoding lethal(2) giant larvae protein homolog 2 isoform X1 codes for the protein MRRFLRPGHDPARERLKRDLFQFNKTVEHGFPHQPSALGYSLSLRILAIGTRSGAVKLYGAPGVEFMGLHRENNAVVQIHFLPGQCQLVTLLDDNSLHLWSLKVRGGVSELQEDESFTLRGPPGAAPSATQITVVLPHSSRELLYLGTESGTVFAVQLPAFRTLEDRTIGADVVLQGLPEDARHRRVFEMVEALQEHPRDPSQVLIGYSRGLIVVWDLRGSRVLCHFLSSQQLENVCWQRDGRLIVSCHSDGSYCQWPVSGDAQHPEPLRNCVPYGPFPCKAITKIFWLITKQGLPFTIFQGGMPRASYGDRHCISVVHNGQQTAFDFTSRVIDFTVLAEADPAAAFDDPYALVVLAEEELVVIDLKAAGWPPVQPPYLASLHCSAITCSHHVSNIPLKLWERIAAAGSQQHTHFSTMEWPIDGGTSLAPAPPQRDLLLTGHEDGTVRFWDASGVCLRLLYKLSTVQVFLTDTEPSESLTAQGDDDWPPLRKVGSFDPYSDDPRLGIQKIFLCKYSGYLAVAGTAGQVLVLELNDEEAEHAVEQVEADLLQDQEGYRWKGHERLCARPGPVRFEPGFQPFVLVQCQPPAVVTSLALHSEWRLVAFGTSHGFGLFDHQQRRQVFVKCTLHPSDQLALEGPLSRVKSLKKSLRQSFRRIRRSRVSSRKRWPAGPPGEVPEGGAKAERTGVQNMELAPVQRKIEARSAEDSFTGFVRTLYFADTYLRDSSRHCPSLWAGTNGGTVYAFALRVPPNERRMDEPVRAEQAKEIQLMHRAPVVGILVLDGHNVPLPEPLEVAHDLSKSPDMQGSHQLLVVSEEQFKVFTLPKVSAKLKLKLTALEGSRVRRVSVAHFSSCRAEDYGEHHLAVLTNLGDVQVVSLPLLKPQVRYSCIRREDVSGIASCVFTKYGQGFYLISPSEFERFSLSTKWLVEPRCLVDSVETKSHSCPRNGSGPEKVSGRARNSGSQSDGEERRPGLVMEHALLNDERVLKEIQSALEGDRGSYGDWRSQRVAMGYSLSNRGAE
- the LLGL2 gene encoding lethal(2) giant larvae protein homolog 2 isoform X2; this encodes MRRFLRPGHDPARERLKRDLFQFNKTVEHGFPHQPSALGYSLSLRILAIGTRSGAVKLYGAPGVEFMGLHRENNAVVQIHFLPGQCQLVTLLDDNSLHLWSLKVRGGVSELQEDESFTLRGPPGAAPSATQITVVLPHSSRELLYLGTESGTVFAVQLPAFRTLEDRTIGADVVLQGLPEDARHRRVFEMVEALQEHPRDPSQVLIGYSRGLIVVWDLRGSRVLCHFLSSQQLENVCWQRDGRLIVSCHSDGSYCQWPVSGDAQHPEPLRNCVPYGPFPCKAITKIFWLITKQGLPFTIFQGGMPRASYGDRHCISVVHNGQQTAFDFTSRVIDFTVLAEADPAAAFDDPYALVVLAEEELVVIDLKAAGWPPVQPPYLASLHCSAITCSHHVSNIPLKLWERIAAAGSQQHTHFSTMEWPIDGGTSLAPAPPQRDLLLTGRTLPTGTRTARCASGTPPVSACGCSTNSARCRCSSPTPSPARASPPRATMTGRLSARWALLTPTVTIRGWESRRFSSANTVATWLWRAPQGRCWCWS